The Oncorhynchus masou masou isolate Uvic2021 chromosome 8, UVic_Omas_1.1, whole genome shotgun sequence genome has a window encoding:
- the LOC135544108 gene encoding T-cell surface antigen CD2-like isoform X1, with the protein MEFTNMSSPHTLRVLTSTGGLPMWMMLLHLYISYVVAEDIRVVGRVGNSIFLHPKRHLHSEFSDIRWKHDNTDMLIARNGTLVNLMDRCEIFLNGSLKFNEGLKRDSGNYTVQQYSENGGRLSERHIELSILEPVSKPKVRTSCTFDGRVVLTCSVDKGDRVVMIWTEQPYDWTGSNQTLSSGPVLFLDSHTPGNLTCVAMNNISEEGFSPVVPTCRGHRSAVAAFGLFAFALTTLVVAILHLKKRRQKKKKGQSQTEYVEENNYIEMRGDLCNKWPQEETTIHLDQDTSRYEFCRPLAPASSQRKRRLSLELNDIYV; encoded by the exons ATGGAG TTCACAAACATGTCCTCACCCCATACTCTGAGAGTTTTAACATCTACTGGTGGGCTTCCAATGTGGATGATGCTTCTTCATCTCTACATAAGCTACG TTGTTGCAGAAGACATCAGAGTAGTTGGACGAGTAGGAAACTCCATATTCCTTCACCCTAAAAGGCACTTACACTCTGAGTTCTCTGACATAAGATGGAAACATGATAATACAGATATGTTAATAGCTAGAAATGGTACGCTTGTTAATTTAATGGATAGGTGTGAGATCTTTCTAAATGGTTCACTGAAGTTTAATGAAGGACTGAAAAGAGACAGTGGAAATTATACTGTTCAACAATACAGTGAAAATGGAGGCCGTTTATCCGAGCGGCACATTGAGCTCAGTATTCTAG AACCTGTTTCCAAACCAAAGGTGAGAACCTCCTGTACTTTTGATGGGAGAGTTGTTCTGACCTGCTCTGTTGACAAAGGAGACAGAGTTGTGATGATCTGGACCGAGCagccatatgactggacagggtCCAATCAGACCTTGAGCTCAGGTCCTGTTCTATTCCTGGACAGCCATACGCCTGGAAACCTGACCTGTGTGGCAATGAACAATATAAGTGAGGAAGGCTTCAGCCCAGTTGTCCCAACATGCAGAG GTCACAGGTCAGCTGTGGCTGCATTTGGTCTCTTTGCATTTGCACTGACGACACTGGTCGTCGCCATTCTACATTTGAAGAAGAGGCGTCAGAAAAAGAAAAAAGGTCAAAGTCAGACTGAAT ATGTGGAAGAGAACAACTACATTGAGATGCGTGGGGATTTATGCAACAAATGGCCACAGGAGGAGACCACAATCCACCTGGACCAAGACACCTCCCGTTACG AATTCTGCAGACCTCTTGCACCTGCTTCCAGCCAGAGAAAGAGACGACTATCACTGGAATTGAATGATATCTATGTATGA